The genomic stretch GTGGTCATCTCTAAGATCTTTGAATACCCTTCCTTCTAACCTGCAAGTAGGGTTACTAGTTTGGGACTTCTACTCGGATATCCTATCTCATGGAGAAACAATCTGACAAGAAGATTACTTGGATGATTAAAACTTTCTCCTCTTTGCAATCCGAGATAGTCCAGTCTGATATAGTCGTGGTGGGTCGCTGCAGATGGTAAGAATTAAGAATGAAGTTTTTTTTGGCTAATCTCCTTCATTTTTATGCCTGTTATCTTATGTTGTTACTTACAGGCGTCTAAAGGCATACCCCAAAGGAGATAATAAGGCTTATCATTTCTCTCTGTATCTCGGCGTTGCTGATTCTGAATATTTGCCTCTTGGATGGAGAAGGCACGCTAAATTTTCCCTTACCGTAGTAAATCAGTTTACGGAAAAACTGTCCCAACTTGGAGGTGAtcgtttcttgatttttcatttaataaggCGGAGAAGTTTCATATTTGTGGTCTAGGACGGACTGCTGCGAgatttttgtttatatgttgTGCCTGGCTTGTGTAGTTGTCAACATGGATGTTAAATCGGATGGAGTTTAtataatgtcatattttcatgcTTACTCAAAAAATGCAaaccatgaaatatattttaatattttgcaGAGACGCAACAGTGGTTTGATAAGACAAATCCTGTCTGGGGGTTTTCAGAAATGATTTCCCTTGACGAACTTCATGACAAAGAAGGATTTCTAGTTAATGGAGAAGTAAAAATTGTTGTGAAGGTTGATGTTCTTGAAGTTCAAGGTAAAGTAGATGTATCAGAGGAATCTTCACCAGTAATGGAAACCATAGATGTCAATGGGTTTCAAGTCCTTCCTTGGCAGGTAAGATAATATAAGCAATACAAAACTTCTTGTTTTCTTACTTCCAAAAGTCCAACCAAAATACAAAAGCCATCATGGTTTCTACAAGTGATTACAGTAAAAAGACTTATAAACACACAGAACAAAAAATGGTCAAATCAAAGTCCCTCACTAATAGTTCAATTTCTTAATATAGTTAGTTACAAGCTGAAGATAGTCTATTATGCTACGgctttactttatatatatactttccaACTGCAGGTAGAATCTGTGAACCGTATGTTTGAAAAACACCAAGATATTGCATCAAACTTTCGTCCAAAGAATCCATATCTAAAGACGGCGTACATGAATGTCCTCCTAAGCTTAACCCAGACGATATGTCATTCGCCTTGGGAAATCTCCAATGATGATCTGGCAGAGGAATATGCTGCTCTATCATACTTGACAGCTGAGGGGTTTCAGTTGGATTGGTTGGGGAAGAAACTTGATGAAGTTaaggaaaagaagcagaaagAAAAAGCTTGTTTGGCTCAGCTTCAAGAACTGGAGGAAGAACTAAAGCCATTGAAGCGGAAGTATTCAGAAATGGAAGCTCAAATGGACAAGGTGAAGGCTGAGTTATCTGCAGCTAAATATCCTGTCTCCGTGTACAATTAAGATGTTGTCTGAAGATTTGAGTTCTTAGGGTACTTGGATTTAAATTCTCGTAGGTGTTCCGGTTTGTTTGCTTGCATCTTGATTTCTAATGAGCTCTCTCAAAATTAAGCACACTTGGATTTAGATTATTACTccttaattttatttctaatcaacaaaatattgatgagaaacatcccacatcgaaaatataagaattaatcTATAACTATATTAAAGGGTTACGGCCAATCCACTCATtcccaattgattttaagttggaaacCCATAATTAATCCAAATCTAACACAAAACTAGCAGTTCAACTTAGATTCAGTACAAAGTCATGTCAGGATCTGACTGCTTGTGCTTACATTCATAAGAACAAGTTTGGATTTATTGAATTTTGACTACTAAATATGTAAATACTATGGTAATAACTCACAGGGCCAAGATAGAGCATACAGCCTGTATGAAagtgagaaggagaagaagcaaagcAGCCAAAACAGAAGCAACTGACCAAGGATTGTGGAAATAGTCATGTCTCAGAATCGCCTTCCACCTGTTCCATGGTGTGTTGCAGTAAGATTGTAAGTTCTCAGAGAGGCTCTGAAAGTAAAACTTTCTGCCAAAGATAACCTCTGTGAGATGCTATCAAACACATCTGAAATATCTTCTGC from Raphanus sativus cultivar WK10039 unplaced genomic scaffold, ASM80110v3 Scaffold4144, whole genome shotgun sequence encodes the following:
- the LOC108835479 gene encoding MATH domain and coiled-coil domain-containing protein At2g05410-like, whose translation is MEKQSDKKITWMIKTFSSLQSEIVQSDIVVVGRCRWRLKAYPKGDNKAYHFSLYLGVADSEYLPLGWRRHAKFSLTVVNQFTEKLSQLGETQQWFDKTNPVWGFSEMISLDELHDKEGFLVNGEVKIVVKVDVLEVQGKVDVSEESSPVMETIDVNGFQVLPWQVESVNRMFEKHQDIASNFRPKNPYLKTAYMNVLLSLTQTICHSPWEISNDDLAEEYAALSYLTAEGFQLDWLGKKLDEVKEKKQKEKACLAQLQELEEELKPLKRKYSEMEAQMDKVKAELSAAKYPVSVYN